The following DNA comes from candidate division KSB1 bacterium.
GTTACCCGCCAGACGCCTACAGCCGAGGCGAGAGTCAAGGTTCCGCCCCAGATAACCGGCCTCAGACGCGAATCGGGATGATAGTCTTCATAGACTTTGGCGCTAAAGACGGCTGCCGCGAAGGCAGCCGATGTATGGCCCGAAAAAAAAGATTTCCGCGCATCTCGCGGCAGCTGTTCGGCGCGAGTTGGATCAATAGAGTAAGCGTAAGGCCGGACTCTTTTGACCGTCACTTTGGTGATTTCTGTCAATGCACCGACCGTAAACAGAGTCTGGGCATACATTGCCGCGATTTTCCCGCCGTCGCGGGACGGCCGATCGTCAAAAGCAAAAGCTGCCGGCAGCAGCAAGGCGACGCGCAGCCCCCAATCGCTGAGCTTTTGGCTGGTTTCGGAAAAGTGGGCGATTGCCGGTCGATCGAACGCATTGACGGATTCTTTTGACAAGTTTGCGATTTCCGTCGGGGTAAAAGGCTCGATGCGCCGATCCAGGACGGAGGCTATCCCTCCGATCACGGCGGCGCCGGCCAGGATCGAGCCGTCGGACCAAGAGAGCGGACGATAAGGCGAATCGGCTTTACACGCGGCGGCCGAAAGCACGGCAACAAGCAGGAAGCAGGCTGTTTTCATTATCTTTGGCGGAAGAGAGTTTGTAAAAGCTGCATAATGCTTGCTACATGAATGCGACCAATTAAAACGATCATCTAAGGCAAGCCATGCTGTCAGAGATTGGACAGAGTATTTTTGAACGAATCCGGCAGCCTGCAGACGCGGCGGGACGCATAATCAAAGCCTGCGAGTTCGGTGGTTCCGAAAGCGACGAGGCGCTTCGAATTTAACTCGGTCAGCTCATAGGCAAGGCGGAACCGCACGCGGCCGATTTCCTGCGGCCATACGGCGCAGACAAGCCTTTCACCTAAAAACGCCTCGCTTTTGTATTGAACGAACGCCTCGGTCTGCGTAAGCGACACGCCCTCGCCGATGTCCTTTTCTGATAAACCAAGGGAGTGCAGGAATCTCACGCGCGCCTCATGAAAAAAAGACAGCACGCGATCGTTGGCCAAATGGCCGCCGTAGTTCAAGTCGGTCACCCGCACTTCGATTTCGGTGACGAACCGCCGCTTTTGATCGCTAAATTCTGCGTGCTTGTCCCGCATTTTATTGCACTTTGATCATCTTGCGCGTCGCTTGATAGTCGCCGGCGCAGAGCTGGTACAGATAGACGCCGGTCGGCGCAGGACGACCCTGGTCGTCGAGCCCATCCCATGAAATACTGAAATAGCCGGCCTGAATCTCTTTGTCCTCCAGTGTGCGGATCTTGCGGCCTAAAAGGTCATATACCTGCAAAGTTAGCCGTCCCGTTACGCCCGCAGGAACTTCATAAGCAATGGTTGTCGAAGGATTGAAGGGATTCGGATAGTTCTGCAGCAGAGCAAAAGCGCGGGGCGCAGTCAGCACGATGCCGACTATACCGCTGTACTCATAGGCGCCGTTCGTGTCGATCTGTTTAAGGCGATACTGCAGGGAGCCTATCGGCGGCGCATCGACGAACCTGTATTCCCGAGCTTCGGCGGTCGTTCCGACACCGGCAACAAAGCCGATCTGCCGCCATTCGGTCTCATCGTTCATTCGTCGTTCCACGGCAAAGCCGAGGTTGTTCGTTTCGCTTTCGGTCCGCCATTTGAGTGCAACCTGCCGAGAAGGCAAAAGCTCGGCGGTAAAGGCAGCCAGCTCCACAGGGGTCGTGCTTTCGACGGCCACATTAGACAAGCCCGAGGTATTTTTAGCCAAATCCACGACATTGATGCGGAAATAATAGGTTGTTCCCGGAGCAAGTCCTGTGATGATGCACGTTTGCGTGGTTCCCGGAATACCGGGCGGCGGCGGTGCCTGCAGCGTATTTGCGTTTGACCACCACTCCCAATCGGTGCCGCCGGGCGGATCGTTCGGCGGTATGGTGCTGTAACGGATGACATAGTACCAGGCGGGACCGCCGGAATAGCCGTTGTCTCCCGGTGCGGTCCACGCCAACGTCACGGTGGTTTCGCTGCGGTCGATGACCCGCAGATCGACGATGCGCCCGGGCGGAATGTTGTCGACCGGCGCGCTATAATTTTGCCCTGTAATGCTGACCGTCATCGGCTGGATGTATTTGTTGTAGAAGGCCTGCATTTCCGCGCGCGTCATGTTTTGCGGCAGGTAGTAGCTTCGGAAGCGCATGTCGATGCTGAAAACAGGCTCGGCCGCGGTTTTTTTCCAATCATAGATTTGCAGGCCTGCATCGCCGTAAACCGGAACGCTGTTATCGGGAAAACTGTTTTTGAGATCAAAATAATAGAGAGCCGGCGAGCGGTTGGGCGCGATCCGCGTCCCGCGGAGAGTGGTAAAAGTGATGATCGAAGCGTTGCGAAAAGTTGTCGCGGTTCTGCCCGAAAAGCCGTACCAGTGGTTTCCCGGCCAATCAGCGGTGCCGAGCAGCTTTTTGTAGATGACGTTCACCGGCGAACCATTGACCAGAGTGTCGGAGGCCCCGGCGTCACTGACAAAATTATTGCCGAAAAAGAAAATGTTCATGGCGCTGGTATTGAACGCTTCGCTGAAAGAAAGATATTCGGTTTCCAAGGTTTTGATGGCGTCGCCGGCC
Coding sequences within:
- a CDS encoding phosphatase PAP2 family protein, yielding MKTACFLLVAVLSAAACKADSPYRPLSWSDGSILAGAAVIGGIASVLDRRIEPFTPTEIANLSKESVNAFDRPAIAHFSETSQKLSDWGLRVALLLPAAFAFDDRPSRDGGKIAAMYAQTLFTVGALTEITKVTVKRVRPYAYSIDPTRAEQLPRDARKSFFSGHTSAAFAAAVFSAKVYEDYHPDSRLRPVIWGGTLTLASAVGVWRVTAGKHFPSDVLAAAVVGSAVGYAIPYVHKKTSSLSLNSFPQSIVFTVSF
- a CDS encoding acyl-CoA thioesterase; the encoded protein is MRDKHAEFSDQKRRFVTEIEVRVTDLNYGGHLANDRVLSFFHEARVRFLHSLGLSEKDIGEGVSLTQTEAFVQYKSEAFLGERLVCAVWPQEIGRVRFRLAYELTELNSKRLVAFGTTELAGFDYASRRVCRLPDSFKNTLSNL
- a CDS encoding fibronectin type III domain-containing protein: MKTKILFCCIIFTAGFGLYTARAAVNKPMEIVTVHGAECGGFLSKTIDGVRVFVYDQASSSWSPIPFQVDEFREKEGTPQAKEIDWWGDGKLTALDEIVFMAKDLKDKAPDLTAWPNDETSKLFPRYEINCTDLQTGESGYAYIFYSPTLPKSDVSYITYKNDRVYGLTYGIAHHSEVASGFPDSLAIVGNNVDILENWRVRGVIKKLSVQVTYQGNNVTATGSNIHFWEKMKDYNITLTYTFINITIKTTAFHDQSRLLVKPGPIRVLRRHVMGIRFYNNLANLDDTSRVPITTFYYPHYSEFEPAFSLNLAGDAIKTLETEYLSFSEAFNTSAMNIFFFGNNFVSDAGASDTLVNGSPVNVIYKKLLGTADWPGNHWYGFSGRTATTFRNASIITFTTLRGTRIAPNRSPALYYFDLKNSFPDNSVPVYGDAGLQIYDWKKTAAEPVFSIDMRFRSYYLPQNMTRAEMQAFYNKYIQPMTVSITGQNYSAPVDNIPPGRIVDLRVIDRSETTVTLAWTAPGDNGYSGGPAWYYVIRYSTIPPNDPPGGTDWEWWSNANTLQAPPPPGIPGTTQTCIITGLAPGTTYYFRINVVDLAKNTSGLSNVAVESTTPVELAAFTAELLPSRQVALKWRTESETNNLGFAVERRMNDETEWRQIGFVAGVGTTAEAREYRFVDAPPIGSLQYRLKQIDTNGAYEYSGIVGIVLTAPRAFALLQNYPNPFNPSTTIAYEVPAGVTGRLTLQVYDLLGRKIRTLEDKEIQAGYFSISWDGLDDQGRPAPTGVYLYQLCAGDYQATRKMIKVQ